Proteins encoded together in one Gimesia sp. window:
- a CDS encoding IS3 family transposase (programmed frameshift): MPTKRHSSEQIISKLREAEVHLAQGMTIPLMCKKLGIHQQTYYKWRREYGGLRMDQAKRLKELEKENARLKKLLAESELDKAILREAAFGKLLSPSKRSKAVNFVRDSLGHDQVSERRACRVLGQSRSTQRRQPVVPSDEPRLVREIIDLASQYGRYGYRRVTELLRQRGWKVNHKRVERLWRQEGLKVPQKQPKRRRLWFNDGSCVRLRPRHQDHVWSYDFVHCRTHDGRAFRMLTVLDEYTRECLCIDVERRLNSESVLERLSDLFVRRGVPDHIRSDNGPEFTAERVRDWLRRVEVKTLFIEPGSPWENGYIESFNGKLRDELLNGEIFDTLWEAKVLIERWRRDYNSIRPHSSLGYRAPVPEAKLFCSPASAPLQQASRTAIDTKEH; encoded by the exons ATGCCCACCAAACGTCATTCATCCGAACAGATCATTTCAAAACTCCGGGAAGCGGAGGTCCATCTCGCTCAGGGGATGACGATTCCCCTGATGTGCAAGAAACTGGGAATTCACCAGCAGACATACTACAAGTGGCGTCGTGAATATGGCGGTTTGCGGATGGATCAGGCCAAACGTCTGAAAGAGTTGGAAAAGGAAAATGCCCGGCTCAAAAAACTGCTGGCGGAGTCGGAGCTGGATAAAGCCATTCTGCGGGAAGCCGCCT TCGGGAAACTACTGAGCCCGTCGAAACGGAGTAAGGCGGTGAATTTCGTAAGAGATTCCCTGGGACATGATCAGGTCTCGGAACGCCGGGCCTGTCGTGTCCTGGGACAATCCCGTTCCACGCAACGGAGGCAGCCTGTGGTTCCCTCAGATGAACCCCGGCTGGTTCGGGAGATCATTGATCTGGCGAGCCAGTACGGTCGTTATGGTTACCGTCGTGTGACAGAACTGTTGCGACAGCGAGGCTGGAAGGTGAATCACAAGCGAGTGGAACGGCTCTGGCGACAGGAAGGCCTGAAAGTCCCACAAAAACAGCCGAAACGTCGCCGACTGTGGTTCAATGATGGTTCCTGTGTCCGTTTACGTCCCCGGCATCAGGATCATGTCTGGAGCTACGATTTTGTGCATTGCCGGACTCACGACGGCCGGGCCTTCCGGATGCTGACTGTGCTTGATGAATATACCAGGGAGTGCCTGTGTATTGATGTGGAAAGGAGATTGAACAGCGAAAGTGTACTGGAACGCCTCAGTGACCTGTTTGTGCGTCGTGGAGTCCCGGACCATATTCGCAGTGATAATGGTCCCGAGTTCACGGCAGAGCGGGTTCGAGACTGGCTTCGCAGGGTTGAAGTGAAAACCTTGTTCATTGAACCAGGCAGTCCCTGGGAGAATGGTTACATCGAATCCTTCAACGGAAAACTGAGAGATGAATTGCTCAACGGTGAAATCTTCGATACGTTATGGGAAGCCAAAGTGCTGATCGAACGCTGGAGAAGAGATTACAACTCCATCAGGCCGCACAGTTCACTGGGCTACAGAGCCCCGGTACCGGAAGCGAAGCTGTTCTGCTCGCCTGCTTCCGCTCCGCTCCAACAGGCGAGCAGAACAGCCATTGACACAAAAGAACACTGA